The following DNA comes from Candidatus Peregrinibacteria bacterium.
GATCTTCTTGGTATTGATGAGGAAAGTTATCCTCGTTTCCAAAAACGTGTTAAAAAATCGCGTTTTCACGACCGTTTTCATCTTTTAGGATGGATACCATATGAACATGTTCCCTCACTCCTTAGAGAGGCAGATATGGGAATAAATGTGGATCGAATGTGTGCCGAAACAGAAGTAGGCGCTCGAAATCGTATAAACGAGATGCTACGCTATGAGCTTCCTATTGTAACAACGATGGGAAGTGAGATTGCAGAAATTGTTGGACAATCTGGCGCAGGACTAACTTGCGAAAGTGGGGAGAGCAGAGAAATTGCAAATGCTATTGAAAAGCTTTGTCAGGATAAAAATCTTCAAAAACGGTGTATAGTTGCCGGTCAAACATTGATAAAAACACGATTTTCTGATACACTCCTTCAAAGAGATTTTTGTGCATGGCTCAAAAATCCCACTCACTCTCCCAAGGCAATGCTCAAAAAGAAAGGTGTCTTCTCTGTAGGGTTGTCCTACCTTCGCCATCGCGGAATTCGTGCTTTTTGGGGTCGCGTCCTTCGGGAAGTCTATTCTCGCTTCTCTTAAAACACCCTTCTCGTTATGAGAAAACTCATCCTTATTATTTTGGCACCACTCCTTGTTCTCTTTATTTTATTTCTCCTCTCTCTTGCTGCATGTGGATGTAAATGCACGGAGGGGTCGAGTTGCTATCCCGAGTGTATTTGCAAAGAAAATCCAGATGATCCGAAATGCAAGGGGGGGGCATCTGTGGAGCAGAAAGAAATTGTTTTTTGGAATTTATTTGATGATCAAAGCGCTTTTCGTGGACAAATTGAGGAGTTTGAAAGTCTTCCCGAGATAAAAGCCGCGGGGATTCACATTCGCTACAAAAAGTTTTCGAGCGAAAAAGAATATGAAAAGCTTCTCCTGAATGAAATGGCAGAAGGAGGGGGTCCGGATATTTTTACCCTTCACTACAGCCAAATTCTCCAAAACACTCAGAAGTTTACCCCCGCCCCCACAAGCCTCATAAACGGAGAGATTTTTCGGGAAAAGTTTTCTGATGTCACGAGCAAAATCCTCATTCACAAAAATGACTCAGAGGAAGAAGAGGTTCTTGGTATTCCGCTTTTTGTTGATACACTTGGGCTATATTATAACAACAAATACTTTAAGGAGGTTTTTCCAACAAACCCCAAGCCACAAGAAACATGGGGGGGTATAAAAGAACAAGCGGCACAAATGACAAAAACAAACGGAAACCGCCTCGAACGCTTTGATCTCTCTGGAATTGCAATGGGGAGATCGGACAATATTTTTCGAGCGGTTGATATTCTTAATCTTCTCTTCGTTCAGTACGGAACCCCAATGGTTGATGAAGAAAAAGAAAAAACAGGAATCAGCGCATCAAAAGGCGAAAAGACAAATACTGAGAAGGCCTACGATGAACCAGGAGAACAGGCAATGCTCCTCTTCACAGGATTCGCTAACACCCAAAACAAACACTATTCTTGGAACAATCTCATCACTGCTCGACAAGCAGATGCCAAAGAGTTTGGCGTTTTTGCCCATGGACTCGTGGGAATGATTTTTGGATATGCCACGGATTATGAGCGCATTGTCGCTCTTGCCGAGGAGTACAAAAAGAATAAGGACAGCGATGCCGTGGATAAAAAAGATATTTTTACCATAGAGGCACCTCAACTTATTCCAAAAGGGGAAACAAAGACCGGAGCAGGAGATGCCCTTGCGAATTTTTATCCACTTCTCGTTTCTCGAAACAGTGCATATCCCGAATATGCTTGGGAATTTCTTCTTTTTCTTTCAGAGGAAAACCGTGCTCGCGAATACGCAAAAAATACCCAAAAACCATCAGCTATTCTTTCTGTAAATAAAGAGCAGTGGAGTGATCCGCTCATCGGTCCATTTGCTCGTCAAGTTCCCTATTCAAAAACCATTCCCATGGTTGATAAATCTTCCTACCATGAAATGATAGAGGAGGGGATAAAGACTACCAATAAAAACAGTAAATCCATAAAAGATGTCCTCAATACCATGGAAAAACAATTCCAATGTCTTCTCGACAAATCCCTAAAAAAAGACAGTGCTCTCGATACCGAGTGCCTCCTAGAGAAGTAGCACTGCCTTTTATGAGTTAAGCACTGTTTCCACAGAAGCATGAAGAGCAACCGTCTCTTGCTCTCTTTTTCCGTGTTGACGAATGGTGACGGTCTCTTGCTCTTTCTCTGTATCACCCACAACAAAAAGGAAGGGGATTTTTGAGGTTTCTCCTTCACGAATACGTTTCCCCAGAGTCTCTGTAGCAGAAGATTTTTCCACGCGAATTCTTTTTTCTCGAAGAACAGTAACAACCTGATCGGCGTATGTATCATGTGCTTCTGACACCGGAAGTACTCGTACCTGAATTGGTGCGAGCCACGCCGGAAATGATCCTGCATAGTGCTCGATAAGAACACTCATAAAACGCTCAAGAGAGCCGGCAATAGCGCGATGAATCATAACGGGGCGCTCTTTTTCTCCCTTTTCATTGGTGTACTCAAGTGAAAAACGTTCTGGTTGAACAAAATCCACCTGAACTGTTGCAAGTTGCCACTCGCGACCGATAGCATCTCGAAACTGAAAATCGAGTTTTGGACCATAAAATGCCGCCTCCCCCTCTATTCGCTTATAATCGAGTTTTTCTTCCTGAGCAATTTCCTCAAGCACCTTTTCTGCCTCATCCCAAGAGCTTGCTTCCCCGAGATATTTTTCTGGTGTTTTTGGGTCTCGAACCGAAAGGCTCACCCAATATCCTCCTTGCTCAAACATACCAAGCTTCCCGTAGAATTCACGAATCACCGAAACAATGTTTTTTGATTCTTCTTTTATTTGGGCGATACGACAAAAAATATGCCCGTCATCTTGTGTAAGACTCCTGACACGGGAAAGCCCCAAGAGCTCCCCAGGAAGCTCATCACGATAACATGCGGTAACTTCGGAATATCGAATAGGAAGATCGCGATAGCTTCGCATTCTGCTCGAAAAAATCTGAGCATGATGCGGACAGTTCATAGGTTTCATCACAAATTGCGTATCACCTTTTCCACTTACATGAAATAAATCGTCTTTAAATTTTTGCCAATGTCCACTCTTTTCATAAAGATCCTTTTTCGCAATATGGGGAATATTTACTTTTTCGAAACCATATTTTTCCTGAATTTCTTGAATAGTATCGGCAATTTTATTACGAATGAATGTTCCTTTCGGTGTAAAGAGTGGTAAGCCCGATCCGACAAGTTCGGAAAAGGTAAACAGATCTAGCTCTTGTCCGATCTTTCGATGATCTCGCTTTTTTGATTCTTCTAAGAGCATGAGATGATTTTTAAGATCCCCTGGAGAAGCAAAGCAAAGCCCGTAAATACGGGTCATCTGTTCACGACCGGAATCCCCCTGCCAATAGGCACCAGAAAAATGGGTGAGCTTAACCGCTCCAATTTGTCCAGTGTGCTCTACGTGTGGACCCTCACAAAGATCAACAAACACCTCTCCGTTTTTGTAAAATGAAACAGATGTCACCCCTACTTTTTCGAACTTTTCTACGAGTTCTGCCTTAAAGGGTTGGTTTATTTTTCGGAGAAAGGCCTTTGCCTGATCAATTGGCTCATCAAAACGTTCAAATGGGATTTTTTTTCCAGAAATTTCTCGAATTTTTTTCTCGAGGATTGGAAGGTCTTCGGGAATAAGCGGGCGAGGAAGAAGAAAATCATAGTAAAACCCGTGATTAATGACCGGTCCGGTTCCCATTTTTGCCTCAGGGAAGAGAGAGAGTACTGCTGCCGCAAGAACATGCGCCGCAGAATGCCGTCGCTCATCAATGGTAATTTCTGACATAAAAAGGATAAAGAAAAAACTCCGCTTTTGTTACGGAGCACTTTTTACCAAAACAGGAAAAAAACTCCGCTCATTACAGAGATGTGATTCGCGTTATCGCCTCTGTTGTAAAAATAAGGAAGATCATGCAGGGGTGTATATACCTTTTGTGTGAAAGGCAAAATTCATGAAGAGTGTCGTTCGTCTTTTACTTTCATCTCTGAAAAACCAACATGTTTTCTTTGGAGAGGATCATACATTTTATCTGCCACCTTCTCTTTCGGTACATTCCGATGATTGTTGTGGTACTTGTGTTTCAGAATTTGTCCATTTGGACCAATAATCACAACCACTTTTTTCTTCTTTCCGCGCGGCATCTTTAAAAAATTCAAAAGAAAGACCGGATTATTCTGTCAACTTCTCTTCCAAGAGTCAAATATTTGTTTTTTAAGCTCCTGATGAAGAAATGGAAGAGTCAAAATGAGACAGGACTCCCGAGAAATTTTGAAGTACAGCGTCATATTTCGTACCCCATCAACACAAAAAAGACGCTTAGTGGTGAAATTTCTCATGGATTTCGTGCAGGTTTCGGTCTGTGAGGTGTGTATAAATTTGGGTGGTAGCAATGGTACTGTGTCCGAGCATTATTTGCACCGCACGAATATCTGCGCCGTTTTGGAGAAGCGTGGTGGCGAAAGAGTGGCGAAGTGTGTGTGGTGTAACGTGTTTTACAATTCCTGCCGAAAATGCCGCATTTCGAACAACGGTCTCCACTACACCACGGGTAAGCCTTCGTCGTTGCCCGTCGACAATGTCGTCTTTTGACTTCCTTGCATACGAAAGAAACAATGGCGAGAGGTTGTCGGTTCGCTTTTTGAGATAGTCTTGAAGCGCATCAGCTGATCTGCTTGTAAGAAAAACGAGTCGCATTTTTTGCCCCTTTCCTCTCACGGAAAATTGACGCGTTTTTAAATCCACGTGTTCACGATTCAGCGAACACAATTCGGAAACACGAAGTCCTGTGGAATAAAGGGTTTCACAGATAGCGTAATTTCTCGCCTCAAATAGCGTTTCTCGTGGCATATCACAAAAGAAACGTTCGGTTTCTTCGGCGGTTAAAAAATCTACCGTTCTCTCGGGAAGTTTGGGGAGATCGACCTTTTCTGCGGACAAACATTCAATATCGTGTCGCTGAAGGTACTTTAAAAAACTTCGGAGCGCACAAAGATGGTAGTTTTGTGTGCGAAGAGAAAGCGGTGGAGACGCCCTGTTCATAAAAATTCGAAAAGACTGAACTGTATTTTGAGTGATTTCTTTTGGCTCCTTTTTGTCTCCCACAAGCGAAAGAAAACGATTCAAGTAGTGTCGGTAATTCTCGAGTGTTCGTGGGCTTCTGTTTTTTCCGATTTCGAGAAAAACAAGAAACTCTGAGACCAGTTCTCCAAGTGGTTTTTGTTTTTGTGTGTTCATTTTTGTGGAAAAACCGGAAGGAGTTCAATGTGCGAAATTTGTTTTGAAGAAATGGTTTCCCCAAGAAAACGAGACCCAAGCTCCCGAAAACGCGTTGCATCATCTGTTGTTAAAAACCGACACACACCATTTTGAGAAAGTGTTTGCTCTATCTCCCTGTGTCGAGAAAGATAATTTACAAAATTCCTTGCTTGTGCCACTCCAGAATTAATAATAACACATTGTTTTCCCATTTTTCTTTGAAACTCCTGAAGCAGGAGTGGATAATGCGTACACCCAAGAATGAGAGTATCAATATTCGCCTCCTTAAGGGGGCGAAGATACTTTCGAAGAATCATTCGCGTTTCTGGTTTTTTTATCCATCCTTCTTCCACAAGCGGTACAAGAAGGGGGGCAGGGGCGGAAGTAATTTTTGGAATTTGCTCTGCTCGTGTATCCGCAGGATGATACAAGAGTGAAGTAAGCTTATTGAGTTCTTTTTCATAATTTTTTGATGCCACCACGCCTCTTGTGGCGAGCACCCCAATACGTCCAAAACGAGTTTGAGCAAGGGCTTCTTCTGCCGCAGGAATAAGAACGCCGAGAGTTTTTTGGTGTGGATACTTTGATTGCAAATATCGAAGCGCATCTGCACTCGCCGTATTACACGCCACAAGCACTATCTTTGCGCCTTCTGCAAAAAGGCGCTGTACCCCCTCTTCAGTAAAGCGCGTTACAGCACTTGTGCTCCGTGAGCCATACGGCGTTCGTGCAGAGTCTCCTAAAAAAAGAATATCGTATTGTGGGAGGATGCGTCGCAATTCACGCACTGTTGTAAGTCCACCAAATCCGGAATCAAAAATACCAATCATGTGCTCTTAGAGACTATGCAAGAGAAGCATACTCTTTTTCAAAAGGATTGTTGAATACTGAAGTTTTTCTTAATGTTTCTTTTGTGTTGTATTTCTCCATTTTGCAAAGAAAAAGACCTCTTCCATTTCAGGAAATCGAAGCCAAAGTGCACCCCCAATAAAAAAAGATCCTCCCACAACAATTCCTCCGAGGAGGCGAAAAAAAACAGAAAAATCACCAGAAACCATGAGAAAGCTCATCACTACTAGTGCATCAAAAAGAGAAAGGGCTCCAATCCGAAGAACCCGAAGAAGAAAATCGCGTAAAAAGAGAGATGGATTTTTTCGGAGAAAAAGGGTCATCAAAAAGAAACACTCTGCAATAGCTCCTGAGGTAAATGCTACTCCAAAAATTGCGGCGCCACTTTTAAGATCAAATCTTACCACTAAGACGGCTACTACAAAAAAAAGGAACTTTCCGAGTGCTGGAAAAAGAGTGTTTTTTTGCGCTAAAAATGCACGAGAAAAAAGGTGTGTGAGCGATTCAAAAGGTGTTGCTATAGCAACACCCACTAAAACAGATGTCACCAAAATTCGCGAATGTTCATCAAAAGAACCGCGCTCAAAGAGTGCTTCCACAACAATATTTGCCACAAGCACAAGCCCAATTGTGGCAGGAAGAGTGAAGAAAAGAATTTGTGATGCGGACTTTAGGAGTCTCCTTTGAAAAGCCTCCTCTTTTTTCTCTGTAAAAAACCCAGAAAGAAAAGGGAGTGCCGCCGTGGCAAACGCAACCCCAAAAAGAGAAACAGGAAGACTTTGAATATTTCTCGCAAGATTCCACGCGGAAAGACTACCCTCTGGCATTTTTGATGCGAAAACGGCAAATACAAAAAGTGTTGCTTGAAAAAAAATAAGTCCCAGTGTTTTTGGAATTCCTAAAAGAAAGATGGATTTTAGCTCTGGAGAAAAAGAGATTTTTGGAAGAAGAGAG
Coding sequences within:
- a CDS encoding threonine--tRNA ligase — protein: MSEITIDERRHSAAHVLAAAVLSLFPEAKMGTGPVINHGFYYDFLLPRPLIPEDLPILEKKIREISGKKIPFERFDEPIDQAKAFLRKINQPFKAELVEKFEKVGVTSVSFYKNGEVFVDLCEGPHVEHTGQIGAVKLTHFSGAYWQGDSGREQMTRIYGLCFASPGDLKNHLMLLEESKKRDHRKIGQELDLFTFSELVGSGLPLFTPKGTFIRNKIADTIQEIQEKYGFEKVNIPHIAKKDLYEKSGHWQKFKDDLFHVSGKGDTQFVMKPMNCPHHAQIFSSRMRSYRDLPIRYSEVTACYRDELPGELLGLSRVRSLTQDDGHIFCRIAQIKEESKNIVSVIREFYGKLGMFEQGGYWVSLSVRDPKTPEKYLGEASSWDEAEKVLEEIAQEEKLDYKRIEGEAAFYGPKLDFQFRDAIGREWQLATVQVDFVQPERFSLEYTNEKGEKERPVMIHRAIAGSLERFMSVLIEHYAGSFPAWLAPIQVRVLPVSEAHDTYADQVVTVLREKRIRVEKSSATETLGKRIREGETSKIPFLFVVGDTEKEQETVTIRQHGKREQETVALHASVETVLNS
- the murI gene encoding glutamate racemase, translated to MIGIFDSGFGGLTTVRELRRILPQYDILFLGDSARTPYGSRSTSAVTRFTEEGVQRLFAEGAKIVLVACNTASADALRYLQSKYPHQKTLGVLIPAAEEALAQTRFGRIGVLATRGVVASKNYEKELNKLTSLLYHPADTRAEQIPKITSAPAPLLVPLVEEGWIKKPETRMILRKYLRPLKEANIDTLILGCTHYPLLLQEFQRKMGKQCVIINSGVAQARNFVNYLSRHREIEQTLSQNGVCRFLTTDDATRFRELGSRFLGETISSKQISHIELLPVFPQK
- a CDS encoding tyrosine-type recombinase/integrase encodes the protein MNTQKQKPLGELVSEFLVFLEIGKNRSPRTLENYRHYLNRFLSLVGDKKEPKEITQNTVQSFRIFMNRASPPLSLRTQNYHLCALRSFLKYLQRHDIECLSAEKVDLPKLPERTVDFLTAEETERFFCDMPRETLFEARNYAICETLYSTGLRVSELCSLNREHVDLKTRQFSVRGKGQKMRLVFLTSRSADALQDYLKKRTDNLSPLFLSYARKSKDDIVDGQRRRLTRGVVETVVRNAAFSAGIVKHVTPHTLRHSFATTLLQNGADIRAVQIMLGHSTIATTQIYTHLTDRNLHEIHEKFHH
- a CDS encoding extracellular solute-binding protein, whose amino-acid sequence is MRKLILIILAPLLVLFILFLLSLAACGCKCTEGSSCYPECICKENPDDPKCKGGASVEQKEIVFWNLFDDQSAFRGQIEEFESLPEIKAAGIHIRYKKFSSEKEYEKLLLNEMAEGGGPDIFTLHYSQILQNTQKFTPAPTSLINGEIFREKFSDVTSKILIHKNDSEEEEVLGIPLFVDTLGLYYNNKYFKEVFPTNPKPQETWGGIKEQAAQMTKTNGNRLERFDLSGIAMGRSDNIFRAVDILNLLFVQYGTPMVDEEKEKTGISASKGEKTNTEKAYDEPGEQAMLLFTGFANTQNKHYSWNNLITARQADAKEFGVFAHGLVGMIFGYATDYERIVALAEEYKKNKDSDAVDKKDIFTIEAPQLIPKGETKTGAGDALANFYPLLVSRNSAYPEYAWEFLLFLSEENRAREYAKNTQKPSAILSVNKEQWSDPLIGPFARQVPYSKTIPMVDKSSYHEMIEEGIKTTNKNSKSIKDVLNTMEKQFQCLLDKSLKKDSALDTECLLEK